A region of Methanocorpusculum labreanum Z DNA encodes the following proteins:
- the hypD gene encoding hydrogenase formation protein HypD, whose protein sequence is MTLGTDIAQKLSEVVDTDIRIMHVCGTHEAAIAKYGVRSVLPPQMKIVMGPGCPVCITPQGEIDAACELAERGCIVCTYGDLLRVPGSKTSLEHVKGDVRIVQGITKAVEIARQNPDKEVVFISVGFETTVPTVAATLITNPPENFSILVSHRLVPPAMKWLMEQGEADLHGFILPGHVCAVMGYHEYDQFKVPQVVAGFEPEDILLALLMLAEQIKNGEAKVENAYPRVVTYEGNVKAQNLMKEVFTPSDVEWRGFPVIPDSGLALKPEFEAFDAQKKFDLVYEKITKKDGCICDRVLRGLADPSDCKLFGKACTPRVPVGPCMVSHEGACRIWYQYQQKR, encoded by the coding sequence ATGACGCTCGGCACGGATATTGCACAAAAACTCTCCGAAGTAGTAGACACCGACATCAGGATCATGCACGTCTGCGGCACCCATGAAGCCGCCATCGCCAAATACGGCGTCAGATCCGTCCTTCCTCCCCAAATGAAAATCGTGATGGGACCCGGCTGCCCGGTCTGCATCACCCCCCAGGGAGAAATCGATGCCGCCTGCGAACTTGCCGAGCGGGGCTGCATAGTCTGCACCTACGGAGACCTCCTTCGGGTCCCCGGATCCAAAACCTCCCTTGAACACGTCAAAGGCGACGTCCGCATCGTCCAGGGAATAACCAAGGCAGTCGAGATCGCACGCCAGAACCCGGACAAGGAAGTCGTATTCATCTCGGTCGGCTTCGAAACCACCGTTCCGACCGTCGCCGCGACCCTCATCACGAACCCCCCCGAAAACTTCAGCATCCTCGTCTCCCACCGGCTCGTCCCGCCCGCAATGAAATGGCTCATGGAACAGGGCGAAGCCGACCTCCACGGATTCATCCTCCCCGGACACGTCTGTGCCGTCATGGGCTACCATGAATACGACCAGTTCAAAGTCCCGCAGGTCGTCGCCGGATTTGAACCCGAAGACATCCTCCTTGCCCTTCTCATGCTCGCCGAACAGATCAAAAACGGCGAAGCCAAAGTCGAAAACGCCTATCCCCGTGTTGTCACCTACGAAGGAAACGTCAAAGCCCAGAACCTCATGAAAGAAGTCTTCACCCCCTCCGACGTCGAGTGGCGCGGATTCCCCGTCATTCCCGACTCCGGTCTCGCCCTCAAGCCCGAGTTCGAAGCATTCGACGCCCAGAAAAAGTTCGACCTCGTCTATGAAAAAATCACCAAAAAGGACGGATGTATCTGTGACCGCGTCCTTCGAGGTCTCGCCGACCCGTCCGACTGCAAACTCTTCGGCAAAGCATGCACGCCGCGTGTCCCCGTCGGGCCGTGCATGGTCTCGCACGAAGGAGCATGCCGGATCTGGTACCAGTACCAGCAGAAGAGATAA
- a CDS encoding HAD-IA family hydrolase, translating to MKTYTNIVFDLDGTLTDPVVGITNSFIYAMEKYGIPVPERSELLKLIGPPPLESFQEIYGLSREEATAAVRYYREFYREKGIFECSVFPGIEDLLKSLNEEGRTLMVATAKVEQFAEIVLEHFGIAKYFTCIAGSDMANTITHKSEIIKATLKRCAITDPEHTVMVGDRMHDILGAKDAGIDSIGILYGYGTREELENAGADLIAESVQDLKRILSPQV from the coding sequence ATGAAAACCTACACCAACATCGTCTTCGACCTGGACGGAACACTCACCGACCCGGTGGTCGGGATAACCAACTCCTTCATCTATGCGATGGAAAAATACGGCATCCCGGTCCCGGAAAGAAGCGAACTGCTGAAACTCATCGGGCCGCCCCCCCTCGAATCGTTCCAGGAAATCTACGGCCTTTCCCGTGAAGAAGCGACGGCCGCCGTCAGATATTACCGTGAATTCTACCGTGAAAAAGGCATATTCGAATGCAGCGTCTTTCCGGGGATCGAAGACCTCCTTAAATCCCTCAACGAGGAGGGCAGGACCCTGATGGTCGCAACGGCAAAGGTCGAGCAGTTTGCAGAGATCGTACTCGAACACTTCGGGATCGCGAAGTATTTCACCTGCATTGCCGGCAGCGATATGGCCAACACCATAACGCACAAAAGCGAGATCATCAAAGCAACGCTCAAACGCTGCGCAATAACCGATCCGGAACACACCGTCATGGTCGGCGACCGGATGCACGACATCCTCGGCGCAAAAGACGCGGGGATTGATTCGATCGGCATATTATACGGCTACGGTACGAGAGAGGAGCTGGAAAACGCCGGGGCTGACCTCATCGCCGAAAGCGTGCAGGATCTGAAAAGGATCCTGTCACCCCAGGTATAA
- a CDS encoding aminotransferase class V-fold PLP-dependent enzyme yields the protein MKCAGQIEARAVEESSINLDPIQAAGRLTPEAMKAVIAWGDGYSVCDNCHKPFRLDYVTKPPIADFHEEAAKWLGMDKIQLVPGARRAFQEVTGALVGKGEPVIMTGMGHYTAYLSVEVVNGVVREIRPTADHHITADAAAESIENAVREFGYAPKLVFVDAVDFMYGNMHEVEKIAKVAHQYDIPVLYNGVYTVGVLPVDGKKLGVDFVVGSGHKSMAAPAPSGILATTDEYAEIVLRTTKIQGDITGRKFGIKQVGILGCSLMGDPAVGLIASFPRVKERVNHFDEELKNHKIVTDALLSIEGTKVASEYPRKHTLTRMDTAGSFDVIARTHKKRGFFLSSALNKRGITGIMPGVTKQWKFNTYGLTKTQAEYLADSFIEIAEENSMVVG from the coding sequence ATGAAATGCGCAGGGCAGATCGAAGCCCGCGCCGTGGAAGAATCCTCGATCAATCTCGATCCGATCCAGGCGGCGGGGAGACTCACACCCGAAGCGATGAAAGCCGTCATCGCGTGGGGGGACGGATACTCCGTCTGTGACAACTGTCATAAACCCTTCCGCCTGGACTATGTGACAAAACCGCCGATCGCAGACTTCCACGAAGAAGCCGCGAAATGGCTCGGGATGGACAAGATCCAGCTCGTGCCCGGAGCACGGCGGGCATTCCAGGAAGTCACCGGGGCACTTGTCGGAAAAGGCGAGCCGGTGATCATGACCGGGATGGGGCATTACACGGCGTATTTGTCCGTCGAAGTTGTGAACGGCGTCGTCAGAGAGATCAGGCCGACGGCCGACCACCACATCACCGCCGATGCCGCCGCCGAGTCGATCGAAAACGCCGTACGCGAATTCGGCTATGCTCCAAAACTCGTCTTTGTGGATGCGGTCGATTTTATGTACGGCAACATGCATGAAGTCGAAAAAATCGCCAAAGTCGCCCACCAGTACGACATCCCCGTTCTCTACAACGGCGTGTATACCGTCGGCGTTCTCCCGGTTGACGGGAAAAAACTCGGCGTCGATTTCGTTGTCGGATCCGGGCACAAAAGTATGGCGGCCCCCGCCCCGTCCGGGATTCTTGCGACCACCGATGAGTATGCGGAGATCGTTCTCCGCACAACAAAGATCCAAGGGGATATCACCGGCAGAAAGTTCGGCATCAAGCAGGTCGGTATCCTCGGCTGTTCGCTGATGGGCGACCCGGCGGTCGGGCTGATCGCCTCCTTCCCGCGGGTGAAAGAGCGGGTCAACCACTTCGACGAGGAACTGAAAAACCACAAGATCGTCACCGACGCTCTGCTCTCGATCGAAGGAACGAAGGTCGCGTCCGAGTATCCGCGAAAACACACCCTCACCCGTATGGATACGGCGGGATCCTTCGACGTCATCGCCCGGACCCATAAAAAACGCGGCTTCTTCCTCTCGAGCGCCTTAAACAAACGGGGGATCACCGGCATCATGCCGGGCGTCACCAAACAGTGGAAGTTCAACACCTACGGACTAACGAAAACACAGGCAGAGTATCTCGCTGATTCGTTCATCGAGATCGCCGAAGAAAATAGTATGGTCGTGGGGTAA
- a CDS encoding FkbM family methyltransferase, whose product MNTPGRKTVSVLILALLIVGFVLTAGCVGLVNPTPNEVMIRGNLISVDPTYVDGTFIWKLLLDPNGYEPEMVAAVDGYLIPQNPLIELGAGIGSLSAYMNDKLTMSVNQVSVEPNPYLIPSLNLTKQNNDLGVTFVQKTIGYGSNTVAISVTSDITNNRIVRPDGVLVKSVEVDTTTVQKLAQNAGFTSNITLVMNIVGYEHAVVQYEAEFLSQNVSTVIAAVYTDGKNTPDSFAEKMELIGFTEQSRGMAAEKGYVVMVFTK is encoded by the coding sequence ATGAATACACCGGGGAGAAAAACCGTTTCGGTTTTGATTTTGGCTCTTTTGATTGTCGGATTCGTTCTGACGGCCGGGTGTGTCGGTCTGGTGAATCCGACGCCAAACGAGGTCATGATCCGCGGGAATCTGATCTCGGTCGATCCGACGTATGTCGACGGGACGTTTATCTGGAAACTTCTGCTGGATCCAAACGGCTATGAACCCGAGATGGTCGCCGCAGTGGACGGGTATCTGATCCCGCAGAATCCGCTGATCGAACTCGGTGCGGGGATCGGCTCGCTTTCGGCATATATGAACGATAAGCTGACGATGTCGGTGAATCAGGTTTCAGTCGAACCGAATCCGTATCTGATCCCGTCTCTGAACCTGACGAAACAGAATAACGATCTCGGCGTGACGTTCGTGCAGAAGACGATCGGGTACGGATCGAACACGGTCGCGATCTCGGTGACGTCGGATATCACAAACAACCGGATCGTGCGGCCGGACGGCGTACTCGTGAAGTCGGTCGAAGTGGATACGACGACCGTTCAGAAGCTTGCGCAGAATGCAGGGTTCACCTCGAATATAACGCTTGTCATGAATATCGTCGGATACGAGCATGCCGTCGTTCAGTATGAGGCCGAGTTCCTGAGCCAGAACGTCAGCACGGTGATCGCGGCGGTATATACCGACGGCAAGAACACGCCGGATTCGTTTGCGGAAAAGATGGAGCTGATCGGCTTTACGGAACAGTCCCGGGGAATGGCAGCCGAAAAAGGCTATGTGGTGATGGTCTTCACCAAATAA